The genomic window AGCCTTTTGAAAGCGCAGTTTGAGCAAATATATGTAAGTGAAGATTCTGATTTTGTGTTGATACCGAGAGTGGGAAAGAATAAAATTGTGCTGGGTGATGCGTCGGATTTGGATGAGAAATTTAATAAGCTGAAAGTCTTTTACAGAGAAGGTTTGAACACTACAGGTTGGTGGGATAAATATGCCATTATCAATTTAAAATTTAAGGATCAAATAGTTTGTACAAAAAAATAAAAACATGGAATCACATGAAATAATTGTAGGTCTTGACATCGGAACAACTAAAATAGTTGCGATTGTAGGACGTAAAAATGAATTTGGAAAAATAGAAATACTCGGACTCGGGAAGAGTGATTCCGTGGGAGTTTCGAGAGGTGTTGTGCTTAATATCGAGCAAACGGTTCAATCCATAAAAACGGCTGTTCAGGAAGCAGAAGCAAAAGCAGGTGTGGATATAAAAGTAGTAAACGTGGGCATTGCAGGGCAACACATCAAAAGTTTACAACATCGCGGATACATCACGCGTAATAATTTAGAAGAAGAAATCAATCAGGCAGATGTGGATAGATTGATTGAAGACATGTACAAATTGGCAGTTTTACCAGGTGAAGAAATTATTCACGTGTTGCCGCAAGAATATATTATAGACAATGAACAAGGAATAAAAAATCCGATTGGAATGTCAGGGATCCGCTTGGAAGCGAACTTTCACATCATAACCGGACAAATTGCAGCCGCAAAAAATATTTATCGTTGTGTTGAAAAAGCAGGATTGCAAGTAGCGGATTTAACCTTAGAACCTTTGGCATCAGCGGATGCGGTATTGAGTGCGGAAGAAAAAGAAGCTGGCGTTGTATTAGTAGATGTAGGCGGTGGAACAACGGATGTAGCGATTTTTCAAGATGGAATTATTCGACATACTGCCGTTATTCCTTTCGGTGGAAATGTGATTACAGAAGATATTAAGGAAGGTTGTACGATCATTAAAAGTCAAGCAGAATTATTGAAAATAAAATTCGGTTCTGCCTTGGCAAGCGAAAATCAAGAGAACGAAATTGTTTCGATTCCAGGCTTGAGAGGTCGTCCACACAAAGAAATTTCTGTAAAAAATTTATCGAGCATTATTCAAGCGCGAATGGAAGAGATTATTGAAAATGTGTATTACGAAATAAAAAATTCGGGTTACGAAAAAAAATTAATTGCAGGTATTGTCATTACTGGCGGCGGTGCGCAACTTAAACACATCACGCAATTGGTGGAGTTTACAACGGGCATGGATACACGCGTTGGTTATCCAAACGAACATCTTGCTAAAGGAACAGAAGACGTTACGAGCCCAATGTTTGCTACAGCTGTTGGTTTGGTGATGAAAGGTTTGGAAACGATTGAGAAGAAAGAAAAATCCAAAGAAAAAATAAATTCGATTACCTCACATTCTAAAAAAACAAAAGGAAGTTTCTTCGATAAAATATTGGCAAAAGGAAAACAATTATTTGACGAAGATGCGGATCAATTAAAATAAAAATCATTCAAAATAAAACACACAAACAAAAACACAATAATAATTTAAAACCAAACAACATGATGCAATTCGATTTACCAAAAGAACACTCCTCCATCATCAAAGTGATTGGAGTTGGCGGCGGTGGAAGTAACGCTGTAAACCACATGTACCATCAAGGTATAAAAGGCGTTGATTTTATTGTCTGTAATACAGACAAGCAAGCATTGGATATTAGTCCGGTGCCACTTAAAATTTCTTTGGGCACAAGCCTTACAGAAGGTAGAGGCGCAGGCTCTCTTCCGGAAGTTGGGAAAAATGCTGCGATGGAAAACATCGAAGAAATCAGAGAAATTTTAGCGCAGAATACCAAAATGGTTTTCATTACTGCCGGAATGGGCGGTGGTACAGGCACTGGAGCAGCTCCAGTAATCGCAAAAATTGCGAAAGAAATGGGTTTGTTAACAGTAGCTATTGTTACAATTCCTTTTTCTTTTGAAGGTAAAAAAAGAAGAATTCAAGCAGAAGATGGCTTGGAAGAATTGAAAAAAAATGTAGATACGCTGCTTGTTATCAGCAATGATAAATTGCGCGAAATATATGGTAATTTAAAATTGACCGAAGCTTTTGGTCATGCAGATGACGTATTAAGCACAGCTGCAAAAAGTATTGCAGAAATTATCACAGTTACCTTACACGTAAACGTGGATTTTGCCGATGTAAAAACGGTAATGAAAGATAGCGGCGTTGCCATTATGGGATCTGCCACTGCGGAAGGTGAAAATCGTGCGGTAAAAGCGGTTGAAATGGCTTTGTCATCTCCACTTTTAAATGATAATAATATTCGCGGTGCACGTTATGTGTTGTTGAATATTACTTGCGGAGCAGATGAAATTACGATGGATGAATTGGGAGAAATCACAGACTATATTCAAGATGCAGCTGGACAAACAGCGGAGCTTATCAAAGGATATGGAATTGATGAATCGCTTGGCGGAAAAGTAAATGTAACCATTATCGCTACTGGCTTTAACGGCAAAGGAGAAGATAGGGGAATTGAATCGGTAAAACAACCCGAAAAAATAATTCTACATTT from Bacteroidia bacterium includes these protein-coding regions:
- the ftsA gene encoding cell division protein FtsA is translated as MESHEIIVGLDIGTTKIVAIVGRKNEFGKIEILGLGKSDSVGVSRGVVLNIEQTVQSIKTAVQEAEAKAGVDIKVVNVGIAGQHIKSLQHRGYITRNNLEEEINQADVDRLIEDMYKLAVLPGEEIIHVLPQEYIIDNEQGIKNPIGMSGIRLEANFHIITGQIAAAKNIYRCVEKAGLQVADLTLEPLASADAVLSAEEKEAGVVLVDVGGGTTDVAIFQDGIIRHTAVIPFGGNVITEDIKEGCTIIKSQAELLKIKFGSALASENQENEIVSIPGLRGRPHKEISVKNLSSIIQARMEEIIENVYYEIKNSGYEKKLIAGIVITGGGAQLKHITQLVEFTTGMDTRVGYPNEHLAKGTEDVTSPMFATAVGLVMKGLETIEKKEKSKEKINSITSHSKKTKGSFFDKILAKGKQLFDEDADQLK
- the ftsZ gene encoding cell division protein FtsZ, with the translated sequence MQFDLPKEHSSIIKVIGVGGGGSNAVNHMYHQGIKGVDFIVCNTDKQALDISPVPLKISLGTSLTEGRGAGSLPEVGKNAAMENIEEIREILAQNTKMVFITAGMGGGTGTGAAPVIAKIAKEMGLLTVAIVTIPFSFEGKKRRIQAEDGLEELKKNVDTLLVISNDKLREIYGNLKLTEAFGHADDVLSTAAKSIAEIITVTLHVNVDFADVKTVMKDSGVAIMGSATAEGENRAVKAVEMALSSPLLNDNNIRGARYVLLNITCGADEITMDELGEITDYIQDAAGQTAELIKGYGIDESLGGKVNVTIIATGFNGKGEDRGIESVKQPEKIILHLEEEIKPIEKVAEIVSKKEEETSSEIFSQEPFLIKKSPEEQTAIPFEITNKINPVPETKTELSETPIAQSEPVVSQETISHFSPSDEVKKQEEKKIDNDEQMRKARERVIQLKDLSFKVKTAKDIAELEHEPAYKRRNVTLDSTPHSSESPISRYTLTETEDKKVEIKPNNSFLHDNVD